A part of Bubalus bubalis isolate 160015118507 breed Murrah chromosome 6, NDDB_SH_1, whole genome shotgun sequence genomic DNA contains:
- the LOC102391535 gene encoding olfactory receptor 12-like, with translation MSPHRNGNLSVMPLQEFVLDGFEGGLQTQALLFALFLALYVVAVLGNLTMIVVITLDAHLHSPMYFFLKNLSFLDLCYSSVIYPKALANFLSSSKVITFAGCATQFFFFSLLATSETLLLAVMAYDRFVAICSPLCYPISMCPSVCARLVLGSYCGGCLNSILQTSFTFSLPFCSSNHIDHFFCDVPPMIQVACAETTLNELVLFGICGLIIVGTTLVVLTSYGYITVTILRMRSGGGRHKLFSTCGSHMTAVSLFYGTLFVMYAQPGTVESMEQGKVVSVFYTLVIPMLNPLVYSLRNKDVKDALRRLGQRHTAM, from the coding sequence ATGTCACCCCACAGAAATGGAAACCTCTCAGTGATGCCTCTGCAGGAGTTTGTGCTGGATGGATTTGAGGGTGGCCTGCAGACCCAGGCCTTGCTCTTTGCTCTGTTCCTGGCCCTGTACGTGGTGGCCGTCCTGGGGAACCTCACCATGATTGTGGTCATCACGCTGGATGCCCATCTGCACTCCCCGatgtacttcttcctcaagaACCTCTCCTTCTTAGACTTGTGCTACTCATCTGTCATCTACCCCAAGGCCCTGGCCAACTTCCTGTCCTCCTCCAAGGTCATCACCTTTGCAGGTTGTGCCACCCagttcttcttcttctccctGCTAGCTACCTCTGAGACTCTCCTCTTGgccgtgatggcctatgaccgcttcgTGGCCATCTGCAGCCCCCTGTGCTATCCCATCTCCATGTGCCCTTCGGTCTGTGCCCGCCTGGTGCTGGGCTCCTACTGTGGGGGCTGCCTCAACTCCATCCTGCAGACCAGCTTCACATTCAGCCTCCCGTTCTGCAGCTCTAACCACATcgaccacttcttctgtgatgtgCCTCCTATGATCCAGGTTGCCTGTGCTGAGACAACCCTCAATGAGCTGGTCTTGTTTGGAATCTGTGGCCTCATCATCGTGGGCACCACACTCGTGGTCCTCACCTCCTATGGCTACATCACAGTGACCATCCTGAGGATGCGCTCAGGAGGAGGGAGACACAAGCTCTTCTCCACCTGCGGCTCCCACATGACAGCCGTGTCCCTCTTTTATGGGACCCTTTTTGTCATGTATGCCCAGCCGGGAACTGTGGAGTCCATGGAGCAGGGCAAGGTGGTCTCTGTCTTCTACACCCTGGTCATCCCAATGCTCAACCCCCTCGTTTACAGTCTGAGAAACAAGGACGTGAAGGATGCTCTGCGGAGACTGGGGCAGAGACACACAGCCATGTGA